In one window of Tenacibaculum mesophilum DNA:
- a CDS encoding NAD(P)/FAD-dependent oxidoreductase: MIQTDILIIGAGPTGLFTVFEAGLLKLRCHLIDALPQPGGQCSEIYPKKPIYDIPAYPEILAGDLTKNLMEQIKQFEPGFTLGERADTIEKQDDGTFIVTTNKGTKHQAPVVAIAGGLGSFEPRKPPIPNIADFEDKGVEYMIKEPELYRDKDVVIAGGGDSALDWSIFLTDVAKSVTLIHRRNEFRGALDSVEKVQELKNLGKINLITPAEVKAVLGENYVTGVVVEEKGKEPYMIDTDHFIPLFGLAPKLGPIANWGLEIEKNAIKVNNALDYQTNVEGIYAIGDVNTYPGKLKLILCGFHEATLMCQSAYKRIYPDKKYVMKYTTVGGVDGFDGTRKEAPKAVVKAIE; the protein is encoded by the coding sequence ATGATACAAACAGATATATTAATTATTGGAGCGGGTCCAACAGGACTATTTACAGTTTTTGAAGCAGGATTATTAAAACTACGTTGTCATTTAATTGATGCTTTACCGCAACCAGGTGGGCAGTGTTCAGAAATTTATCCGAAGAAACCTATTTATGATATTCCTGCATATCCAGAGATTTTAGCAGGAGATTTAACGAAGAATCTGATGGAACAAATCAAGCAATTTGAACCAGGGTTTACCTTAGGTGAGCGTGCAGATACTATTGAAAAGCAAGACGATGGAACATTTATCGTAACTACCAATAAAGGAACAAAACACCAAGCACCTGTTGTAGCTATTGCAGGAGGACTGGGAAGTTTTGAACCTCGTAAACCACCTATTCCAAATATTGCTGATTTTGAAGACAAAGGAGTGGAGTACATGATTAAAGAACCAGAACTGTATCGTGATAAAGATGTGGTAATTGCTGGAGGTGGAGATTCTGCGTTAGATTGGTCTATTTTCTTAACAGATGTAGCAAAATCGGTAACCTTAATTCACAGAAGAAATGAGTTTAGAGGAGCATTAGATTCTGTAGAAAAAGTTCAAGAGTTAAAGAATTTAGGAAAGATAAACTTAATTACACCTGCTGAGGTAAAAGCAGTATTAGGAGAAAATTATGTAACAGGTGTTGTAGTAGAAGAAAAAGGGAAAGAACCTTACATGATAGATACTGATCATTTTATTCCGCTATTTGGATTGGCGCCAAAGTTAGGTCCTATTGCCAATTGGGGATTAGAAATTGAGAAAAACGCGATTAAAGTAAACAATGCGTTAGATTATCAAACGAATGTTGAAGGTATTTATGCCATTGGTGATGTGAATACTTATCCAGGAAAATTAAAATTGATTTTATGTGGATTCCACGAAGCAACGTTAATGTGTCAAAGTGCTTATAAACGTATATATCCAGATAAAAAATATGTGATGAAATATACCACTGTTGGTGGTGTAGACGGTTTTGATGGAACAAGAAAAGAAGCGCCAAAAGCGGTAGTAAAAGCAATTGAATAA
- a CDS encoding HPP family protein: MVKQKIQRSIRITKYVLYKETLLDYKESFWSFTGAFFGIGIIAFIQSFYLPDVENIFLIGSFGATCVLIYGAIQSPLAQPRNLIGGHVISAIIGVTIYKFFPNIVWLTAPLAVSSSIVAMQYTKTLHPPGGATALIAIIGTEKIKGLGYLYVLAPVLTGTLILFVVALLFNNMTPSRCYPTNRKFTRFFKKRRKIKEVDKL, from the coding sequence ATGGTAAAGCAAAAAATACAACGAAGTATTCGAATCACAAAATATGTTCTTTATAAAGAAACCTTACTTGATTATAAAGAGAGTTTTTGGTCTTTTACAGGTGCTTTTTTTGGTATTGGAATCATCGCTTTTATTCAATCTTTTTATTTACCAGATGTAGAAAATATTTTCTTGATAGGCTCTTTTGGAGCGACTTGTGTTTTGATTTACGGAGCTATACAAAGCCCCTTAGCACAACCAAGAAATTTAATTGGCGGACATGTAATATCAGCAATTATAGGAGTAACGATTTACAAATTTTTTCCAAACATTGTGTGGTTAACAGCACCATTAGCGGTTTCGAGCTCTATTGTAGCGATGCAGTACACAAAAACACTTCATCCTCCAGGAGGCGCAACAGCATTAATAGCTATTATAGGAACTGAAAAAATTAAAGGGTTAGGTTACCTGTATGTGTTGGCTCCTGTATTAACAGGAACACTCATTTTATTTGTAGTAGCTCTTTTGTTTAACAATATGACTCCAAGCAGGTGTTACCCTACCAATAGAAAGTTTACGAGATTCTTTAAAAAGAGAAGAAAAATAAAAGAAGTAGATAAGTTATAA
- the cobA gene encoding uroporphyrinogen-III C-methyltransferase: MKNQPKLTVVGAGPGDADLITLKAIKALEQADVVFYDALVNNELLGYVNPNAELIFVGKRRGCYSYQQEQINELIVARGFSHGHVVRLKGGDPFIFGRGAEEIEYAAKHGLEVAVVPGISSSLAVPAYQNIPLTKRGSSESFWVITGTTKQHQLSNDVALAAKSSATVVILMGMGKLSEIIQLFKAEGKNELPVAIIQNGTTPEEKIGIGTVDTIEEVVAKNNLSNPAIILLGDVVNHRQQLLQVQEELTLKEVV; encoded by the coding sequence ATGAAAAATCAACCGAAATTAACCGTAGTAGGTGCAGGACCAGGAGATGCTGATTTAATCACCTTAAAGGCCATCAAAGCATTAGAACAAGCTGATGTGGTATTTTACGATGCATTGGTGAATAATGAATTGTTAGGATATGTGAATCCGAATGCAGAATTAATTTTTGTGGGAAAACGCAGAGGATGCTATAGTTATCAACAAGAACAAATCAATGAGTTGATTGTAGCGAGAGGATTTTCTCACGGACATGTAGTACGTTTAAAAGGAGGCGACCCTTTCATTTTTGGTAGAGGGGCAGAAGAAATCGAGTATGCCGCAAAACATGGATTAGAGGTTGCTGTTGTACCAGGGATTTCTTCTTCGTTAGCGGTACCAGCGTATCAGAACATTCCGTTGACAAAAAGAGGAAGTTCAGAAAGCTTTTGGGTTATTACAGGAACGACTAAACAGCACCAATTATCGAATGATGTTGCCTTAGCAGCAAAATCGAGTGCAACGGTTGTTATTTTAATGGGAATGGGCAAACTTTCAGAAATTATTCAGCTTTTTAAAGCAGAAGGAAAGAATGAATTACCAGTAGCTATTATTCAAAATGGAACTACTCCTGAAGAAAAAATAGGAATTGGTACTGTGGATACTATAGAAGAAGTAGTGGCAAAAAACAATTTGAGCAACCCTGCTATTATTCTGTTAGGAGATGTAGTAAATCACAGACAGCAATTATTACAAGTGCAAGAAGAACTCACTTTAAAAGAAGTGGTGTAA
- a CDS encoding precorrin-2 dehydrogenase/sirohydrochlorin ferrochelatase family protein: MEERNNLYPIFLKTKELEVLIVGGGFVAEEKLRFLLKSSPDAKVTMVAPFFRDETVTIAQKGKVNMIKDSYNDTYLQEKHLVIATTDVSEVNMQVYKDCRSQHKLVNVADNPPYCDFYMGGIVTKGNVKVAISTNGKSPTTAKRLRQFFEEVIPEDINQLVKNLNSYRKTIKGNFEQKVETLNKLTESLVK; the protein is encoded by the coding sequence ATGGAAGAAAGAAATAATTTATATCCAATTTTTTTAAAAACTAAGGAATTGGAAGTACTAATTGTAGGAGGTGGATTTGTAGCAGAAGAAAAACTACGATTTTTATTAAAATCAAGTCCAGATGCTAAAGTAACGATGGTCGCTCCTTTTTTTAGAGATGAAACTGTTACTATTGCTCAAAAAGGTAAGGTGAATATGATAAAGGATAGCTATAACGATACGTATTTACAAGAAAAACATTTAGTGATTGCAACTACAGATGTTTCAGAGGTAAATATGCAGGTGTATAAAGATTGTAGAAGCCAACATAAATTGGTAAATGTAGCTGATAATCCACCATATTGCGATTTTTATATGGGAGGAATTGTTACCAAAGGGAACGTAAAAGTAGCTATTTCAACCAATGGTAAATCACCCACAACAGCTAAAAGATTACGTCAGTTTTTTGAAGAAGTAATTCCAGAAGACATCAATCAATTAGTGAAAAATTTGAATAGTTACAGAAAAACCATCAAAGGAAACTTTGAACAAAAAGTAGAAACATTAAATAAGCTAACCGAGAGTTTAGTGAAATAA
- a CDS encoding 2Fe-2S iron-sulfur cluster-binding family protein: MDNQDINIKITDREGVMHEVVAPTDMAMNLMEVVRSYELAPEGTIGICGGMAMCASCQCYVKSNHELPEMNDDEDAMLAEAFHVEENSRLGCQIQITLELEGLEVELAPES, translated from the coding sequence ATGGATAATCAAGATATTAATATAAAAATAACAGATCGAGAAGGTGTAATGCACGAGGTAGTTGCTCCGACAGATATGGCAATGAATTTAATGGAGGTAGTTCGTTCTTATGAGCTTGCTCCAGAAGGAACTATTGGAATCTGTGGAGGAATGGCGATGTGTGCCTCTTGTCAATGTTATGTAAAATCAAATCATGAATTGCCAGAAATGAATGATGATGAAGATGCAATGTTAGCAGAAGCATTTCATGTAGAAGAAAATAGCCGATTAGGATGCCAGATTCAAATAACACTTGAATTAGAAGGATTAGAGGTTGAGTTAGCTCCTGAAAGTTAG